A section of the Gallus gallus isolate bGalGal1 chromosome 4, bGalGal1.mat.broiler.GRCg7b, whole genome shotgun sequence genome encodes:
- the NEUROG2 gene encoding neurogenin-2: protein MPVKAESPAPAAEDELLLLRLASPAPSASLPSSAGEEDEDEEDGRPRRLQEGARRAGRQRGPPRAARTAETAQRIKRSRRLKANNRERNRMHNLNAALDALRDVLPTFPEDAKLTKIETLRFAHNYIWALTETLRLAGAARLGGAADAAPGAAAEGSPSPASSWSGGASPAPSASPYACTLSPGSPAGSASDAEHWPPPRGRFAPPPPPHRCL from the coding sequence ATGCCGGTGAAGGCGGAGAGCCCGGCGCCCGCGGCGGAGGAcgaactgctgctgctgcgccTCGCCTCGCCCGCCCCCTCGGCCTCGCTGCCGTCCAGCGCCGGCGAGGAGGACGAGGACGAGGAGGACGGGCGGCCGCGGCGGCTGCAGGAGGGCGCTCGGCGGGCGGGGCGGCAGCGAGGGCCCCCGCGGGCGGCGCGCACGGCGGAGACGGCGCAGCGCATCAAGCGGAGCCGGCGGCTGAAAGCCAACAACCGCGAGCGCAACCGCATGCACAACCTGAACGCGGCGCTGGACGCGCTGCGCGACGTGCTGCCCACCTTCCCCGAGGACGCCAAGCTCACCAAGATCGAGACGCTGCGCTTCGCCCACAACTACATCTGGGCGCTCACCGAGACGCTGCGCCTGGCCGGGGCCGCCCGCCTGGGGGGCGCCGCCGACGCCGCGCCCGGGGCGGCCGCCGAGGGCAGCCCCTCGCCCGCCTCGTCGTGGAGCGGCggcgccagccccgcgccctCCGCCTCGCCCTACGCCTGCACTTTATCGCCCGGCAGCCCCGCCGGCTCCGCCTCGGACGCCGAGCACTGGCCGCCCCCGCGGGGCCGCttcgccccgccgccgccgccccacCGCTGCCTCTAA